Part of the Sinomonas atrocyanea genome is shown below.
AGAGATCGCGGAAGAGTGGCGGCTTGGTGATGGCGCCTACGGCTTCACCTAGCCCGGTAGCATTCCTCCTCACACTGCTTCCCTCGCGGGGACCGGCCATCAGGATGACTCGATCATCGGCACACTCAGTCCTCTCACGACTCGTCGGCGGCGCTGGGAGGTGTGGGCGCCGCCTGGCGCGCAGGGCTCGGGCGTCGATGACGAGGCGGTGGTTGGTGCGCCAGAGCTTGTCGGCGATCTCGGTGCCTCCCAGGCGGGCGCCGTCCGCTCGAGGTCGGCCACCGGGCCGGAGCGCAGTGGAGGCACGGGCCACGCCCCGGGGCGACAGCCCGAGCAGCGAAGACCGGGGCCAGGGCGGCGCTCTGGCCGCCCCTCCGGCCCGGGTCGGTCTCGCGGCCGGAGCCGGGCGGGCGTGGTCAGTGTGGGAGGTGGAGGGCGAGTCCGAGGATGCCGGCGGCGAAGACGATCCAGGGCTCGGCGATCTTGAACCGCCAGAGCAGTCCTAGGCTGACGAGGCCGATGGCGGCGGTGGCCCAGTCTATGACGGCTTCGCGGGTGAGGACGACGACGGCCCCCGAGAGTGCCCCGGCTGCGGCGGCGGTGGCGCCGGCGACGAAGGCCTTCACGCGCCTGTTGTCGCGGTGGCGGACGAACCAGCGGCCCAGGAGCACGACGGCGAGGTAGATCGGGGTGAAGATGCCCACGGTGGCCACGATCGCGCCGGGGAGTCCGGCGGTGAGGTAGCCGATGAACCCGGCGGTGATGACGACGGGGCCCGGGGTGATCAGGCCTATGGCGACGGCGTCGAGGAACTGGGACTGGTCGAGCCAGTGGTGCTGGGTGACGACGCCGTCGCGCAGGAGAGGCACGATCGCCAGACCTGAGCCGAAGACCAGGGCGCCGGTCTGGAGGAAGAACAGGCCAAGGGGCAGCAGGGCGGCGGTGCCGCCGGTCCCGAGGGCTGCACCAGGCGCCGCGAGGAAGGCCGGGACCAGCGCGTGGCCGGGCGCCTTGGGCGGTCGGTGCGGTGCCTTGGGTGCTCGGTTCTTCCGGCGTCGCCGTGTGGGCGGGGCGTCGAGAAAGAGGATGAGGAGCCCGGCGGCGAGGATCAGGGGGATGGGCTCGGAGCCGGTGAGGGCGGTGACGGCGAAGACGGCGGCGCTGATCGCCCAGAGCCGCCAGTCGGTCCGGTCGGTGAGCTTGAGGAGCTTGTAGGCGGCGATGACGATGATGCCATGACGGCGGGGCCGATGCCGTAGAAGAGGGCCTGGACGATGCCGGTGCCGGAATAGGCGGAGTAGAGCGCCCCGGCGGCGACGACCATGAGGAAGGAGGGCCCGATGAACGCTCCTGCGACGGCGATCGCGCCGAGGCGGAGGAAGTAGAGCAGGATCTTCCCGAAGGGGACCTCGTCTGGTCCTTCGGGCGTGGTCCCCGCGCCCGGGGCCGGCCCGTCGGTACCGCCGTGCTTCATTTGGCGGGTTCCATGATGCGCAGGACGGGGTGGCCGCCGATGTCCTGGAGGGGGAAGTAGACCCGGTGGGTGGCCTGGTCGACGGCGACGGTGTGGGCGTGGTCGGCGAGCTTGGCCGAGGCCACCGGGGCCAGGGAGCGGTCCTTCTCGTCGAAGACGCTGACCGTGCCGTCCTCGGCGGCGACGTAGAGGCGGTGCAGGCCCTGGTCGTAGGCGAGCACGTCGGGGGTGGCGCCGGTGTCGAACCGGGCGGTCACCTGCCTGGACTTCAGGTCCAGGACGAGGAGCCTGGCGTTGTCCTCGCAGGCGATGAAGGCCAGCTGCTCGGCCCCGTCGATGTAGAGCCCGTGGTTGCCCTCGCACCCGTCGCCGACCTTGGTCCGGTCCGTGACCGTGTCGGTGACGGGGTCGATGGTGACGAGCTCGCCGTGGCTCTGCTCGTTGACGAAGACCTTCCCTGAGGACGCGTCGTCGACGACGTTGCCGGCCTCCCCGCCGATCTCCACGGGTGCGAGGGCCTTGGAGCCAGCCAGGTCCACCACCGTGACCGTGTGGTCGTGCTCGTTGGAGACGTAGGCCTTGCCCAGGGCGGGGTCGTACGCGATCCCGTCCGGGGTGTCGCCCGACTTCGCCCGGCCGATCTCCTTCAGGGTGGCCGTGTCGATCAGGGCCACCTCGTCCGTCCCCGTGGAGGCGGCCAGGAGCGTGTGCCGGTCGGGGCGACCATTACCCCGTGCACTGACGGGGTGCCTGTCACGGTGCCGGCGACAGCGGGCTTGTCGAGGTCGATCGCCTCGACCGTGCCGTCGCCGAGGTGGGCGATGTAGAGCCGGCGGGCGCCAGGGTCGATGGCTTGGTAGTCCAGCCGCGTCGGCGCGCCTGGCAGTGCCAGGTCCTGCACCTGCCGCAGCGGCAGGGCAGACGCCGGGGCCGCGGCGGACCCCGAGCAGGCGGTCAGGGCGACGGCGGCCGCTCCCGCGAGCACGGCGGCGGCCAGGCGGCGCGGAACTGGACGGAACGGCACGGCAGGCCTCCTGCGTCTCAGAGGACGACGACGTTGACGAGGAAGGCGACGACCGTTCCCGCCGCGACCACCAGGGACGTCCGGGCCAGCGGCCTCATCGCCGCTGCGACGAGAGCGGGGGGAAGCCCTCCGGCGATCAGGCAGATGACATCGCCGACGCTGACGGCAGGCATGAAGTCCTCGTTCAGCAACCACACATTGGCCAGCAGCCGCCACCCCACCACGGCGGCGAACACCCCGGCCGCGGACACCGCCAGGGGTGACGCGGGCCAGCGCGCGAGGAGCGCGGCGACGGCCACCGCCGCTGCCGAGAGCAGCGCGGCGAGCAGGATCAGCACGGGATCGATCATCAGGGGCTCCTCACGGTCGGTTCCATCGGCCTAGATGCGGGTGCGTCGCCTCGACTAGCTTACGCAACCATGGTTACACGCCTACGATGGGCGGGTGAACACCGCGTCCTTCGCCCCTGGCTCGTGGGTGCTGCTGAACTACCGGATGCCCCGGGTGCCCTCCAGCCCGCGGGTCGCCGTCTGGCGGCGGCTGCAGTCCCTCGGGGTGGCCCAGCTCGGCGACGGCCTCGTGGCCCTGCCCGCCGACGCGCGCACCAAGGAGCACCTCGAATGGATCGCGGCCGAGGTCATCGCCAACGCGGGCACCGCCACCGTCTGGACCGGACAGCCGGCGGCCCCTTCCGAGGGACGCAGGATCGCCTCCGCGATGCAGGAGGAGCGCCGGCAGGAGTACCTCGCCCTGACCCTGGAGGCCGCCGACGCCGCTGCGCTCGGCGGCGCGGCCCGGGCCCGGGCCGGAAGGCGGCTCCAGGGCCAGCACCGCAGGATCACGCGCCGGGACTACTTCCCTCCCGCCGAACGCGACATCGCCCGGGCCGCCGTCCGCGCCCTCCTCGCCGACCAGCCCACCGCCCGCCAGACGGCCCTGGCCGAGGAGGCCGGCCGGTGAAATGGGCCACCCGCCCCGGCGTGCACGTCGACCGGGCCGCCTGCGCCTGGCTCATCCGGCGGGCCATCGACCCCGACGCCGAATTCGTCTACACCCACGACCCCGCCGCCCTCCCGCCGACGCGACCCCCTTCGACATGCCCGGGGTCGACCTCGGCCACCACGGCCCCGACTGCTCCTTCGAGACCATCCTGCGCAGGTACGAGATCCACGACCCCGTCCTGAGCGCGATCGCCGAGCTCGTCCACGAGGCCAACATCGAGGACGACCGCTTCGACGCCCCGGCCCGCCCCCAGGCCTGGACGTCATCATCCGCGGCCTCTCCATCACCCTCGACGACGACGCCGTCCTCGCCGCCACCGCCCCGATCTTCGACGGCCTCTACGAGTACTACAAGCGCGGCCTCATCCTCGGCCGGGACCCGGCCTGAGGGCCGGGGGGCCGCTCGGGGGGCGGCCGGCCCGGCTGGTGCGGACCTCAGGGGCGCTCGAGGAAGGATTCGACCTTGGCCGGGTCCCGCTCGACGACATCGCCCAGGACGGCATCGGCCCTGGCGAGGACCTCGGGGGGCAGGACGACCCCCGCTGCGGTCGCGTTGTCCTTGAGCTGCTCGGGGCGGGAGGCGCCGACGATGGCTGCGGAGACGTTCTCGTTCTGCAGGACCCACGCGACCGCGAAGGCGGCCATGGACAGCCCAGCCTCCTCGGCGAGCGGCCTGAGCGCTTGGACACGTTCGAGCACTGCCGGCTGCATGTAGCGGTGGTCCGCCTTCACGGCGCCCTCCGCGGTCGAGAAGCGCGAGGCAGCGGGTGCGCTCCGTCCCGGCAGGTACTTGCCCGTCAGGACGCCCTGGGCGATCGGCGACCACACGACCTGCCCGATCCCCAGCTCCTGGGAGAGCGGCACGATCTCCGGCTCGATCACCCGCCACAGCATGTTGTACTGCGGCTGGTTGGACACGAGCTGGATCCCGAGCTCCCGCGCGAGGTCCGCCGCGGCCCGGATCTCGTCCACGGTCCACTCGGAGACCCCGATGTAGTGCGCCTTGCCCGCGTGCACGATGTCCGCGAACGCCTGCATGGTCTCCTCCAGCGGCGTCTCGTAGTCGTAGCGGTGGGCCTGGTAGAGGTCCACATACTCCATCCGGAGCCGGCGGAGGGAGCCGTCGATCGACTCCATGACGTGCTTGCGCGAGAGGCCGCGGTCGTTCTTGCCTTCCCCGGTGGGGAAGTAGACCTTGGTGAAGACCTCGACGCTCTCGCGCCGCACGCCCTCGAGCGCCTCCCCGAGCGCGCTCTCGGCGCGGGTTCCGGCGTAGGCGTCCGCCGTGTCGAAGGTCGTGATGCCCAGGTCGAGGGCCGCGCGCACGCACGCCGTGGCGGCGTCCTGGTCGATCTGCTCGCCGTGCGTGACCCAGTTGCCGTACGCGATCTCGCTCACGTACATCCCGGAGCTGCCGAGCCTGCGGTATTCCATTTGGGGTTTCCTCACATTGGTCGGGGATATGGTCAGCGGGCGCCCGCGCGCAGCCGGCGGGGCGGGGCCGTCGATCCGCGCACCACGAGCCTGGCCTCGATGCGGCTGGTGCGCGCCGGCTCGCCGGAGAGCGCTCCGATGAGCGCTTCGGCTGCGAGGCGCCCCTGCTCCGCGACGCCATGGTCCATGGTCGTGAGGCCGACGGCGCCGGAGAGTTCGTGGTTGTCGTAGCCGACCACCGAGAAGTCCCGCGGCACCTCGAGGCCGGCGTGCCGGAGGGCGGAGAGCGCCCCGAAGGCGAGCTCGTCCGATGCCGCGAAGACGGCCGTCGGGGGCTGTACCCGGGTGAGCAGGGAAGCCATTCCCGCTGCGCCGTCCTCGACTGTGTTCTCCACCCCGAGCTCGAGCGAGGGATCCGACGGCGCCCCTGCCTCGAGGAGGGCGTCGCGGTAGCCGAGAAGGCGCTCGGCCGGAGGCACCCCGCCCAGGGGCGAGCCGGGCGCCTCCCGGATGCCGAGGAAGGCGATGCGCTCGTGGCCGAGGTTGAGCAGATGCCGCACCGCCGCGCGTCCTCCGTCCCTGTCCTGGACCTGCACCGACGCCGCACCGGGGCGCTCCGAGCCGACCAGGGCCACGGACTGGCCCTGGGACTCCAGGGCGGCGAGCTCCTCGCCCGTGAGCTGGAGGGCCACGACCAGGGCTCCGTCGGAGCGCCCGTGCAGCCGAGGGCTCGCGAAGAACTCGGAGCGGAGCCTGGGCGTGGAGACCTCGGCCAGGAGCACGTCGTAGCCCTCGCCGCTGAGCACCCGCCCGGCCGCCGCGATGACCTCGGCGAAGAACCACTTCGACAGGAGCGGGACGACGACCGCGACCGTGCGCGTGCGCCCGGTCGCAAGCCGGGACGCGCTCGGAGAGGCCGCATAGCCGAGCTCGTCCGCCGCCTTCTGCACGCGCTTGCGGGTCATCTCTGAAATGCCTGGGATGCCGCGGAGTGCCCGCGATACCGTCGAAACCGACACCTCTGCGCGTTCGGCAACCGACTGGACGGAAACGGCCATGGACTGACAGTACCGGGCGCGGGAAGAGGAACGCAAGCGCTTGCGAAGATCCCACCGCTGGGGACCCGCGCGGCGCGCGGCAGCTGGCGCGTCTCCGGGCCGGTCTGGGTGCGGACTGCCACTACGCCTCGGGACGCCTCCCCGCTGCACGCTGCCCGTGGCCTCCCACGGATCTCAGCCCGCCTCGGGGCGGGCCGGGCTTCGGGGAGGGTGCGCTGTCGGAGGGGGGTGGTCGCGGGCCCCCGGATGGGGGATCCTTCGAGGGAGAACCTGGATCCGTGGCAGGGGCAGTCCCAGGTCGCCTGGTCAGGATTGAATTCGACGGTGCAGCCCAGATGTGTGCAGGCCGCGGAGAGCGCGTGGAGGGCCCCGGCCGGGTCTGCGTAGACGGCGGCCGGCTCCCCGTCGAGGTCGAGGACGGCGCCCTGGCCCGGCCCCAGCTGGGGCGCCCCTGCCGCGGAGGGCCCGCGGCCGCGGGGGCCGCCTCCGCCGCGCGGTCCTCTGCCGCACCGTCCTCGCGGCGGGGCACGGGAGGCGCGTCGCGGGTGCTGTCGAAGAGTCCTGCCCAGGGGCTCCTGAGCCCCGAGACGGCGTCGGCGACCACGAGCGCGGCGGCGGTGCCGTTCGTCAGGCCCCATTTCCGCAGCCCGGTGATGACATGGATGTGGCGTGCGCCGGGGGCGATCGGGCCGGCGTAGGGCAGCCCGTCGGAGGGCATGCAGTCCTGGGTGGACCATTGGTAGGCCGGCTCGCCGGCCCCGAGCCGTTCCCGGGCGTACGTGGCCAGGCGCCCGAACCGCTCCCCCGGCGCCCCGCCGCCGGGGACCGGGTGCCCCTCCCCGCCCACGAGGATGTAGTCGGTGCCGTCGATGCGGGTGCCGAGGATGGAGCGCATGGGCTCGTCGGCGCTGATGAAGGTCGCATCGCCGCCCAGCGCTGCCGTGGGGCTGGCGACGACGTAGGAGCGGTGCAGCCGGCAGAGCCGGGCGAACCGGCCGTGGTCGCCGATCGGGAGGTTCGTGGCGACGACGACATCGCGGGCGCGGACCCTCCCGCCCTCCGTCTCCACCAGCACGGGCGCGCCATCCCGGATGGCGCGGACACGGCTCTGCTCGAACACTGCGCCGCCGGCCCCGTCGAGGGCGCGGGCGAGGCCCTGGAGGTACCGGACCGCGTGGACCTGGGCCTGGCGGTCGAAGCGGACCGCGCCCTTGGCCGGGAAGGGCAGGGGGACCTCGGTGGTGTAGGAGGCGGGAAGGCCGAGTTCCTGTGCGAGCTCGGCCTCGGCCCGGACCCGGGCCAGGGCCTCCTCGCCCTCGGCCCAGGTGTAGTTGGCCACCCGGCGGAAGCCGCAGTCGATGCCCTCCGCCTGCACCGTCGCGGCGATGTGCTCGATCGCTGCCTCGTTCGCCTCCCCGTACGCCCGCGCGGCGTCGAGGCCGTGGGCGGCGGCGAGCCCGGTGTACGCCAGACGGTGCAGCGAGGTGACCTTCCCCGTGGTGTTCCCGCTGACCCCGGTCCCGACCCTGGCGGCCTCGAGCAGGACGACCGCCAATCCCCTGCGCCTGAGCTCCAGCGCGGCCGTGAGCCCCGCGATGCCTCCCCCGACCACGGCGACATCGGCCTCCACGTCCCCGGCCAGGGCCGGATACCCCGTCGCGGGGGCGCTCGCCAGCCACAGGGAGGCGGCGGCCTGCGCCTCTTGTGCATGTCCCATTCCAGGGCCTCCCTGCCCGTGGAGCCGAGGCCGCCCGGGTGCCGGTCTAGTACCCGGAGGTACCCGAGCTGGCGGAGGAGCCGGACATGCCCGGGGTGCCCGAGGCAGCTGTGAGCGGGGTCTGGATCATGGACCCGTCGGAGCCCACGACGTACCACACACCCGCTACACCCTGCCCATGTGCCTGTCCGGGACCGGTGTCCTTGGCGTAGTAGTAGATGGGCATCCCGTTGATCGTGACCTGCTGCCTGCCGTCAGCACTGGCGACGGTGCCTGTCTTGCCCGTGACGCCCTGCAGCTTCGGAGCCGTGTCGCTCGTGACAGCCGGCCAGAGCGAAGCGCATCCGCCCGTGCACGCGCTCTTCGTCTCCCCAGGCTTGTCGAGCGTATAGAAGTAGACCGTCACCCCCCTTCCGTCGACGACGATCCTCTGGCCCCCGACAGTCGACGTCTGCAGGCTCAGCGCTCCTGACCCGGACGCGGAGGACGTCGTTGTGGAGGCGCTCGACGCCGTCCCGCCTGCCCCGTAGCCGCTTCCGCTTCCACCGCTGCCCATACAGCCGGCCAGGGCAAGGGCGCAAGCTGCTGAGGCAGTCGCGAAGAGGAGAGCTGCTCGCTTGTTCATGATGTGCCCTTCCGATCCGGGTACGGCTCACCGCCGCTGACCTGAAGACGACGCTGCGCGCCATTCGGTTCAAGCGCGGCTCGGATTGGGGCCAACGTCGCGTGTGGATCGTGGCGGACTACGGCGCGCAGCAGCGGGCCGCGAGCTCGAGCCCGACGGGGTCCGCGAAGCGCAGCCGGCACTTGGGCTCTCTCGTCAAAGGTTCCTTTGACAGGACCGCGCGTCGGGCTTGCCCGATCCCCTGCCCTCCCGAGACTTCCTCGGAAATTGACAGCCGGGGAGTAGACCGGCCACGCCTGCTCCTCTTCGCACAAGAGCAAAGGGAGAAGCGCTGCTGGTTCTCTGAGGCCTGAAGAGCACGTGCTCGCTGGGCCTTCCGGCTTGGTCCCGAGTCCCAGCACGTTCACTGGTCAGCGCGCTGGCCTGCCCCGAGCCGGAGCGTGTCGCCCTGTCAGGCCAGAGCCACAGCGCATGTGAACCCGGCGAGCTCCTCCGGGCGGACGGGGACAGGATCGGCCGGCACGGCGCCGATCCCGGAGAGCCACACGATGAGCTCCTGCCGCTCGTCGAAGGTCAGGTGCGTCCCGTCGATCGTGTCCCCCCTCATGAGGGCCTCGACGTCCTGCGGGCGGCAGATGACCGCCTCCCACCAGCCGTTCTCCGTCCAGCCGCCCAGGCGCAGTACCGTCAGGCGCAGCTCGGCTCCGGGCGGCAGGCCCGAGGCGGCGTCCCGGATCATGTTCCGGTACATACTCCGGTCGTTCTCTTCCATCTCCACCATTTCCTTCGCGTGGTCCCAGGGATCGGCGCCGAGGCCGGCGGCGTCATCCTCTTCAGAGGGGGCGGGTGTGATCCGCGGCATGCGCTAGCCGAGGGTTGCGAGTGTCTGGCGCCGGGACTCGACGAGCACGGGTGTGCCGGCTCCGACTGTCATGACCTCGCCGTCGATCTGGAGCGGGATCGGGTCGGTGCTGGTGAACCTGTAGCTTGGCACGCTGGTCTGGACCCCGAGTCCGACGGTGACGGCCCGCAGGGCCATGAGCGCGATGCGCCACTTGGCCCCGTGGGGCAGGATGACGACTTCGAACATCCCGTCGTCCGGGAAGCCTGCCTCGCTGATGCGGCCGTACTTGGCGATCCGGGTGATGTTGGCCAGGATCAGGCTGTCCAGCACGGCCCGCGCGCCGTCCGCGCGGGTGATCTCCAGGGGTGTGAGGCCGCGCAGGGCGCGGGCCACGGAGAGCAGTTCGGTGAAGCGTCCCTTGACGCCCGCTTCGATGCCGATGGCCATCAGGGGCGTGAGCCCGAACCCCACATAGGAATGGGCGTAGCGGGACCACTGGTCCGGCCCTTCCCCTACGGTGAGTCGGAGGAGGTCGATGCGGCGGACGTCGCCGCGGACGATCGCGTCGATGATGGGCAGCGTGCGGGTGCTTCGCCGGTGGTCGTTGGCGTTGCCGGCACCCATGACAGCGCAGACGGCCTGGCCGCCGGCGTCCATGGCGCCATTGACGACGTCGTTGTACCCGCCGTCGCCGCTGATGGAGACCAGCAGCGGGCGTCCGCCCTCGGCAGCCGCCAGGGCACGTCCATGGCCGGGGAAGGCTGTGGGGCGCAGGCTCAGCGGCGTGTCGGGCAGGCGGGCGCCCAGCTCGGTCCGGAGCTCCTCGGCCAGGAGTGCCGGGGCCCGGCCGGACGGGTTGTAGATCAGGAGGATCCTGTCGAAGGGTGCCCCTTCACCCCGAGCCCTCATCGCGCTCCGAGGTGGCCGCCGTCGTCGTCCCAGACCTCGTTCTCGGCTTCTTCCTCGGCCTCTGCGCTGGGGACCCGAGCGGCCGGCGGGTCGTG
Proteins encoded:
- a CDS encoding Chromate resistance protein ChrB, with the translated sequence MNTASFAPGSWVLLNYRMPRVPSSPRVAVWRRLQSLGVAQLGDGLVALPADARTKEHLEWIAAEVIANAGTATVWTGQPAAPSEGRRIASAMQEERRQEYLALTLEAADAAALGGAARARAGRRLQGQHRRITRRDYFPPAERDIARAAVRALLADQPTARQTALAEEAGR
- a CDS encoding YncE family protein, with product MALIDTATLKEIGRAKSGDTPDGIAYDPALGKAYVSNEHDHTVTVVDLAGSKALAPVEIGGEAGNVVDDASSGKVFVNEQSHGELVTIDPVTDTVTDRTKVGDGCEGNHGLYIDGAEQLAFIACEDNARLLVLDLKSRQVTARFDTGATPDVLAYDQGLHRLYVAAEDGTVSVFDEKDRSLAPVASAKLADHAHTVAVDQATHRVYFPLQDIGGHPVLRIMEPAK
- a CDS encoding Rieske 2Fe-2S domain-containing protein, with translation MVHPGLHALRRAALRRPDRPRRTPHPCHHRAAEMGPDERHRRRARGRRRRLGAQEPLGRTLRQHPRRASRAPPRGRCGRGPRGGGGPRGRGPSAAGAPQLGPGQGAVLDLDGEPAAVYADPAGALHALSAACTHLGCTVEFNPDQATWDCPCHGSRFSLEGSPIRGPATTPLRQRTLPEARPAPRRAEIRGRPRAACSGEASRGVVAVRTQTGPETRQLPRAARVPSGGIFASACVPLPAPGTVSPWPFPSSRLPNAQRCRFRRYRGHSAASQAFQR
- a CDS encoding chromate transporter, coding for MKHGGTDGPAPGAGTTPEGPDEVPFGKILLYFLRLGAIAVAGAFIGPSFLMVVAAGALYSAYSGTGIVQALFYGIGPAVMASSSSPPTSSSSSPTGPTGGSGRSAPPSSPSPPSPAPSPSP
- a CDS encoding aldo/keto reductase family protein; amino-acid sequence: MEYRRLGSSGMYVSEIAYGNWVTHGEQIDQDAATACVRAALDLGITTFDTADAYAGTRAESALGEALEGVRRESVEVFTKVYFPTGEGKNDRGLSRKHVMESIDGSLRRLRMEYVDLYQAHRYDYETPLEETMQAFADIVHAGKAHYIGVSEWTVDEIRAAADLARELGIQLVSNQPQYNMLWRVIEPEIVPLSQELGIGQVVWSPIAQGVLTGKYLPGRSAPAASRFSTAEGAVKADHRYMQPAVLERVQALRPLAEEAGLSMAAFAVAWVLQNENVSAAIVGASRPEQLKDNATAAGVVLPPEVLARADAVLGDVVERDPAKVESFLERP
- a CDS encoding diacylglycerol/lipid kinase family protein, which translates into the protein MRARGEGAPFDRILLIYNPSGRAPALLAEELRTELGARLPDTPLSLRPTAFPGHGRALAAAEGGRPLLVSISGDGGYNDVVNGAMDAGGQAVCAVMGAGNANDHRRSTRTLPIIDAIVRGDVRRIDLLRLTVGEGPDQWSRYAHSYVGFGLTPLMAIGIEAGVKGRFTELLSVARALRGLTPLEITRADGARAVLDSLILANITRIAKYGRISEAGFPDDGMFEVVILPHGAKWRIALMALRAVTVGLGVQTSVPSYRFTSTDPIPLQIDGEVMTVGAGTPVLVESRRQTLATLG
- a CDS encoding chromate transporter, with the protein product MAAYKLLKLTDRTDWRLWAISAAVFAVTALTGSEPIPLILAAGLLILFLDAPPTRRRRKNRAPKAPHRPPKAPGHALVPAFLAAPGAALGTGGTAALLPLGLFFLQTGALVFGSGLAIVPLLRDGVVTQHHWLDQSQFLDAVAIGLITPGPVVITAGFIGYLTAGLPGAIVATVGIFTPIYLAVVLLGRWFVRHRDNRRVKAFVAGATAAAAGALSGAVVVLTREAVIDWATAAIGLVSLGLLWRFKIAEPWIVFAAGILGLALHLPH
- a CDS encoding COG4315 family predicted lipoprotein, whose translation is MNKRAALLFATASAACALALAGCMGSGGSGSGYGAGGTASSASTTTSSASGSGALSLQTSTVGGQRIVVDGRGVTVYFYTLDKPGETKSACTGGCASLWPAVTSDTAPKLQGVTGKTGTVASADGRQQVTINGMPIYYYAKDTGPGQAHGQGVAGVWYVVGSDGSMIQTPLTAASGTPGMSGSSASSGTSGY
- a CDS encoding LacI family DNA-binding transcriptional regulator; this encodes MAVSVQSVAERAEVSVSTVSRALRGIPGISEMTRKRVQKAADELGYAASPSASRLATGRTRTVAVVVPLLSKWFFAEVIAAAGRVLSGEGYDVLLAEVSTPRLRSEFFASPRLHGRSDGALVVALQLTGEELAALESQGQSVALVGSERPGAASVQVQDRDGGRAAVRHLLNLGHERIAFLGIREAPGSPLGGVPPAERLLGYRDALLEAGAPSDPSLELGVENTVEDGAAGMASLLTRVQPPTAVFAASDELAFGALSALRHAGLEVPRDFSVVGYDNHELSGAVGLTTMDHGVAEQGRLAAEALIGALSGEPARTSRIEARLVVRGSTAPPRRLRAGAR